Within the Triplophysa dalaica isolate WHDGS20190420 chromosome 2, ASM1584641v1, whole genome shotgun sequence genome, the region ttcaaCATCATCAAAACACACAATGTAAAAAGCCTATTTTCTAAGCAGAAAATAACTTTACAGTTATATAACAGCTTGTTCTCTTTAAAACATTAgcatatttatacataaaaacatcatttgaaaTTAAACACCATCTTATGATCCTTCTGTAGTTTGTTATAATGTGAATCCAAAAAAGTGAAATTCTTTACATAAACTGCTCAACGCTGTAAAACCCACAAAGGTTTCTGAAAtgtctaaaaacaaacaatgagcGATATCTAGAAATAATACCATTTTGCAGTTCTTTGGGAAGGTTAAGGTTTTTTATGATAGCCACTAATTTCAATAAATGGGTCCAGGGCTCATTACTGTGCTGTAAAAACGCTCAGTCACTCTTTTCTTCAGCTGGATAGTGCCTGTACTCTGGTTTAAGCTCCCAGGTGTTTTTGTGGGTGCCTTTGACATTGTAGATGCCAATGTCTCGAAGAATCTCCTTCAAGTAaatctgcagaatacaaaagaaatcAACCCTTTTGGCTTCTGCACAACCAACGCTTCAGCACAAAAATAGACACAGAGTACAATATCAGGGGATCAATTATCTAATCTAGTAACAAGCACCTcacaatattttatgaaaatatattatttaaattgccACAGAAGGTCAGATGGATTTTCCAGTACTTGGAGGTTTTTCTTCTGCGGtttcttaagaatgtttagagtattcatgaatatatttatttttacccatatttcataaaatcttatccattaaaaatgtcttttaattaaatagttattttaagaaaagtgtTAATTTCTACATTACGAACATTTTTATACATCGCTCTATTTCAGTGATATCTGTAAGGTATAGAGACAATTTGTAGGTTATCCCACATAAAAAGTTGTTCAACTCACCACAGGCTGTTTTGTGATATCAACAAGATCcttaatattataatactgaTGCTTCTCAAAGGCGGAAAACAGCATGTCCTGCACCTGCTGTTTATCTGCACGTGCCCTCTTCCCTTCttctttcttcctcttctcATAGTCCAGCTGTGACAGAGAGGGAGCAAATACAGTGTGATAGTCACATATCACATATATAGACACACATCTGCAAGATTACGGAAAAGCTTGACTTACGTTATAGGTGTGATTAGCCACAGGTTTGTAGTTGGTGGTAACAGCTTTACCAAGCTGTTGGGTGAATCTGAGGGGTTTGGATGACTCCTCAATCTGCAGTCTGTAACAAAAGAAACATGTATTTTAAGTTCTAGCAACATACACATAACGAGAGGTTGTTTAGCATAATGAACTTCTTGTGCATCGAGAGCAAAGGTATCAAAAACAAACTGAGTGTTGGCACCATAGCAGGTGAGATGTACCGATCCTTCCAAACTTCATTGGGCCATGTGCTTtcaatgttttgaaaattgcatttgcTAGTATATTGGCTACAAAAACTACAGCACACATCACAATGACTTGTTTCTTAAGATGCTTAATAAATATGAGCATTAAATACATTGCATTACAGATAGTCAACAGCAATTATAACTAGTGATAGACTGATATATTTCCGTGgcagatatatatatttttacaaatggacaaaaaaaattctgtttggCCGCCGCACAGCACATgagcattttattcataaacatGACACCAAGATGTAAAGCAGGCATTTGCCACTTACGCCGGGGCCtcaccaaaataattttttattattatagtataatcattttatagtttaaagagttttaaactgtGAGAGACCACAAACATGAGGACAAAAAATCctatatttaatcattttgctcCTATATTGTGTGGTGCGCCGTGATGTCAAGAAAGTCCTGACTTTGAAGAAAGGAAATCTAGCAAACTCTCTCAAGATTTTAgataagttttgtttttatttcactgtatgtttattatacagtatatgtgttcaatataaacaaaagtgGACATATGACCTATTATGTGATTGTTGAGAAATTATAAAAGCAGCGTCGTCTAAAGCATTTGAGGTGGCACAGCACTAGATACAATGTTATTGTAActttcaaatattgttgtatttgtCTTCACAGTAAGTACAAGAAAATATTAatactgttttataaaaaagttgcTCTTCCAATGTTCTTCCAATCCGGTTCATTCACTCTTAACAAACACCACACCACAGGAAAATCTGATAAAAGAATCTGTAGAGCCGTTCAAGATCAAGGGGAGAAAACGGCCCGATTATCTTGTGGTGAGGCCCCGGCTTTAGTAATGTAATATGACCACAATAAAATGGGTTGTGTAAGGTAAATGAGATGCAAAAATTGTATGGTAAGTAtcaacaaaatgtgtaaattgctatattttattcatataaagCCATGTTTAGCTGCctacaattcatttaatgtcatgtattttaatgttttcaagTCTGGAATTAACTTGGCACGTAACACAATAATTGTTCATTTAGTTTCACCAACTTTCTGTATGTttctcatttactcatttaattGCATTAGGGTTATATTGGCCTCTTATCGGCCAATAAGCCAAATACTTACTTAATATAGGTATCGACATAGgccattaaataaaaacatattacaaCAGCTTATACAACTGGAGTTTCAtttcatatatgtgaccctggacaacaaaaccagacttaagtagcatgggcacatttttagtaatcgccaaaaatacaatgtatgggtaaattttttattttatgcaaaaaatcattaggatattaagtaaagatcatgttccatgaagatattttattcatttcctactgtaaacagttgttgttccccaagatagtgtcctatcctaacaaaccatatatcaatagaaagcttatttcttcagctttcagatgatgtaaacatctcaatttcgaaaaactGGATTTGTCGTCCAGGGACACATATTgtcttatttaattttataaaacggtcagttctggtccttgattctgattggctgagcggagttctaagccgttataaaataccctggtaacccactgcttcttggggcatATTGCTTTAAACCACTTCtctttatttcaataaacacaGTATAGTtttatgtacagctgctttgcaacaatgaaaaactgtgaaaagtGCCAgccctatataaataaaattgctaTGTTAATGTGTGCATAAATGTGCTATAATGTATACAAATTATATTACCTCTTAAGCCTCATGTAGTTTTCACCTACTGCCGGTCTGCATTCAGCTCTCTGTACCACCATTCCTTCCAGTGCAATTTTGTCTTTGTGAGAGAAAAGAGACATTAAGACTTGGTTGTAACTGATCAATCTCTGCTGCAACACACAGTGTATCACTGCTCTCATCATTGCATctttaataagaaaaatagtAGTCGGTTCTGCTCAGTATCACTGCTCCAGGCTGTGATGTGTGATTGTTGCACACATGACTACCGTTCATAACTCTCCAATTCTACAGTTTTATTAAGGGTTGCACACGTACTGTTGTTTTgttgactgaaatgtttaaatatctGTATTAATGGCAATAAAGCAACCACACACAGTGTTTCACACTTAGTTGGCCTTTTGGTCTTTGCCAGCATTTGTTTAAATCAGCCAGCAGACCTGTGCATTTAGTTTAAGGCTTGAACTCCAATCAAGCAAGGAGCGACGTTGAGGACTCACCTGggcctgtacctgtacctgggCCGCTGGCCTCAGCATCTGACTGCCCTATAAAAGGGATGGCAACATGAGAACAAGGGGGACATTCACCATAAGATAACGGCAGGCGATGCCTCACGGAAGTTTCTCACAAAGCAGTCAGCGgaagcacatacacacacacacacacacacacacacaaacaaaaacagacaatcCATGGAGGTGGGGCAAAAAGTGATGTAATTTCTGTACAATATTTGCTATAATAaaagtttatattaatattaatataacgtTTACCAAAATTTGtcattgaaaatgtttctgttcagtgaaatcaaatcaaatattgacctaaaatgTATTGGAAAAACTTTACTaaaggaaaaatttaaatgttgcctcaaaaataaaattaaataagtttaaagcactaagatttttttttttttttaaactaaatcaaaattgaaataatcttatatagcaacctaaaaataacaaaagcgTTTAACAAAGTTGCCAAAtctaaatttaatataaaaaaatgaaaaccctaaaaataaaaccaatttaaaagatgaataaatctaaactaaaatcaaaactataataacttttAAATCCCCCATAGACTACATTACTTACCATCAAAATATGAGGAGTATatcacaaaatagaaaaaacgcTAAACTTTAAAAGGtatttattggacaaaattatttggaaatataggtttaatatacaaaactaaaGAACATAGAGATTAAAACATAAACTGAGTACATTTATTATCAGATGTTAATgtttatcttgttttttgttgtgaaaAAGCTATTCTTATGGACAGCCTTAGAAAGCTTTGTTTCAAAactggacatcacttttggccacacacaacaacaaacgGTCAAATTAGATTAATTGAAACGAATGAGTCAATGAATCAGAAACCCATGCTTACCCTAATCCCAACATTCTAGATGGCCCTACTCCACAGCCCacttaagatttttttcaaatcagTGTAGattcataaatgtattattcacTCTACGAGCAACacgtatattttatatataaaagtgAACATGTAGGATATAGATGTTTATTTAGAGTAGCAAAAATAATGTCCTTAGCAGTAAAGCTGCAATGCATTTGCATTGTATTTCTTGCATCTTTATCACCATTTTTTTTGGTTCCTTAGCTCTATGTATcctcaagatttttttatgcttGCATCCTTATGATCTGTGCATTTTAGCAGAAACTTTCATCCAAAGTAATATATTTAGTTCACATCTTCCCTGGtaaatcaaacccatgaccttagcaTTGCTAAGGCCACGTTCCACCTGTTGAGCTAGAGGACATCAGTGCGCcactacaaataaaacagacaaatcACAAGAATCTAAACTGTTACCTTAAAGGTCAGTCCATTAATCTAATAAGTAATTAACATAGATACTTTAGTACTTGTACCTATAGTGTGCTAACAGTGGACTTGACTAAGAAAGTACTGCTTAGGGTTAGTACcaagttattatatttactgtaataagtacacagtatgtacatgGGAAACAGGATTGTAAAATAAGGTGCTAACCAAATATGAATGGGTATTTTTGCACTCAGGTACATTGGAACAATCGTGTCACGGAAAAATTATGTGGATGTCAAGTAAAGTTGCACTAGCACAGACAACACCCAAAGCAAAATCAATtccatgtaaaataaacaatcttTAAGTAGATTTGGCTTCAGTGGAatcagaaaacaaactctgcTACTAccaaaacacactcacacactgattGAGAGGCAGAGATCGGGCAAATTAAAAGACATCTGATCAAAGCTATTATTGCCTTATATCAGATTTCTCtcaaaatagacaaaaaaaagCAGCTGTGAAGAAACCAACAAATAATTAACAAAAGAGGAAATAAATTAGAATAGGTAAACAAAGAGTATGTGAAAAGCTGAATTTGCAGAAAGTTTCACAAACTGCATAAAAAGACTTACCAAATGAgctgtttaaaagcaaaatttAATATCAAGGATAACCATGGCACATTATACTATTATTACTAAAtcattaaagtttgtttaaaaattaaaatgcagtcATCATTTACGCTGCAGttcgccctcttgtcatgtcaaacctatAAGACTTTCTGTCTTCAGGatcaaaatgacaagagggttagtaaatgatgacagaattttcattttcgggtgctTTACATGcagttcaaaacatttaaatctatgttaagtatactttaaaaagtttattCGTCATTTAATTGTTTCAACATATTTACACTTTCGCATTTTTTAACTTGCAGTATATAAATTTGGAAGATCTGgtatcatgctatgtcatgcattctgactccTTTaaactgttaaacgtgctggcttctcatgcttaacatggtcaagtTGTTAAAAAGcaagttggacgtatgacgtagtatttctgtacttaaaggaacactccactAGTAGCACCGCGTTCAAAAACGATTCAATTGTTTCGATATATTTCCTATTAAAAACTTGATTCTTCTGTACTTATATCGTGTGCTAAGACTGGCGGAAAATGTAAAGTTTCCTTGAGTCACTTAagtaatcaaggttgatataggatatagaaagtagttagtaactagtaattattAACATTTCAGAGATATTTACCGAACACTGGTCAGGATGGGCTGCGCTGCAGCTCATTACTTTTGCGATAGTGAAGTTAAGGAGTGTCTGTTTTTTCATGGCATTTCAAtgaggaatgttatataaacagtggatataacgctggatttggagaacgtttgaaactgatagatggcagGGTCCCAGCAGAGGTCGCGTTTACCGACAGTTCTCTGTTATtgacaatgttttttatacCAGTCACGGTAAAATCTGAAGGCCAGTTTGTTATTCCTTTTTTTGTCGAGTTGGTAGTATCCGATAATTTCCTTTCCGTAGGGACCCATACGTTTCCAATTCATAAGGCTACTCATAAACGCCTCGTCCATTCAGGAAAACTGTTAGTCCTTATTGACTTTTTCTTCATataatagaagtcaatagggaccagtggtaaatgatgacaacattttcgaTTTGGGGGTTAACTACCTTTAATCATGACTTGACTTAATTTTACATATTGCTTCCTGGAACATACTGCATagttatatgtttttcttttcagctgatttttctttcatgtctttccattttttgttttccacaaagTTAAGCTTgatatggatttgagatgacaCAAGCCTCCGACTTGCCGTAGAGCGCGCAAACCCAGAAAAGGAGGGGCAATGTATATTAGCTAATACGTTTAAATTTTGAGTGATGCGTGACGTTAACTTAACTTCGATCGGTGCGCGACGGCGTATGACGTTAATTTAGCACCAGCCGGCGCTTATTTAACCACTGGCGGCGTTAAGAAATCGgggttttaatattaatacggCGATCAAAACCATGCGAAATGTGATCCTGTTGGTTTTCGATAGACCCTCTCGTCGCGTGCTCTCATTCGTCGCGATTACGTCACAAACATGCTAATTTTGtcaccttgcaccatagtgaaGGAAAaagattatgacagattttttacgaCCCTTTCCGTCTAAATGACGGACAATGAAAAGTTTAGCGCAAACTCTGGGCCCCAGTGCTAAAatatgccggacatgaactgcacgcggtAGGTCAAATTAAGTCATacctctgtgttttgttggcaatctgcgtgtacgtgcataatgtacaaaacacgaagggattaatgtgatgatgtgttgcttgctcgtgctatagttccatcccactctccccactagtcccacctctagcagctcctgtttttccagaaataatcgtacagctatATCTCtcttgatcaaactaaatactctccgaagatacgacgtatgcaatacttagtataggcactcaagatttaTACGAGATTGccagaaactgcctgtgatacACGATCTTTACTGTCTTAACTATAAgtattttgtgaattttattgtttgatttttgtaatgtgtaactattaagaataataatttGTCTGAATTATTCTGCCCTGCAAAGGCAAATGACAATATCATTTTTGGGTCTAAAATTAGTTATAGATATTTTTGGGccattaattgaattaaaaatggAATTTTGGAATCTATTATAAATATTCCCCATAGTAAAatcttatttaataatattactattgatatattattaaatatggGTTACGTATTACAGGTTTActaacttaatataaattattttcatattatcAATTACTATCTTTGCTATTTACAGTgcacaatgttttaaatgcattagtTTCAGTCTGCATAATCTCATTTGACAAGCACGTCTAGAACaaagaaacattacattttgcCAGCTGTTGGTCTTCTTACCTGTAGAACTTTCTGTAAATACAGCCAGAGTCTGTCCACCAACAGTCTGAAGAGTGAATGGATGGTCTCTGGGTGCTCGTACCACAGAAGCTTTCTCCCCTATGCTGTCTATAATGGTCAGGTCCTCATTGAGTGTGAATGAAACCTGTTAATACAATCATAACATAAAACTAATCCGTTTTCAGACTAATAGAAATCCAATGGCAGAGTAAAGTTAAACGTTTCATGAAATTTACCTCCGCTTTGCCCTGATTCCTGTACAAACAGAAACAACGTGTTTGAATGTtacaatgtatatataaatatatatgcttGCGAAATGAACTGACATGCATATAAATGGAAACATACTTTGCAATTCGAAGCTTTCCGACCTCTCCTCTCCCTGTTGCTTTTGACCATTGCTGTGATAAATACTTTGGGACCTAcgacaaaaaaatcacattctgAAAATCTATTTCAATAATTACTCAAACTTTCTCAAAATAATATGCGTTTGTatgttatttgtaaatgttgaagcCATGCACTGatcttttaaacaacataaaaggAGTACTAAAACAGAATTATCTGGCAGCATTAGCACTAGCAGTACTCTTCATTGAGCTAACAGCGCTTACTTTCACTAGCCATACACCAGTATTTTGTTTTGCGCCTGTTAAATCCACATCCCCCTTGTCCGACATCGTTGTTATtataaattgagatttttaaatgCTTATTTCATGTGGATTGTTTGCTCTTCTTCTATGACGCCACACACTAGCCAGTGTACTGTTCTACCAACAACAGATGCAACAGACTAGAGCCGGTTGTACGGTGACCCATAAGGACCAAAGCCTAGATAAAACGCGTTGTCGTATATAAATCAGGGTTCTGCAATAGTGCTTCGATGAATCAACAAATAATCACGTTATCGAATATAAATCAGATGGTGGTAGAGGTACATTACGTACagacaaatgtaaacaaaattcTGTTGCTGTTCACAGTCGATCAGGGACTTTTTCCAGCGGCAAAAAGTTGCATTGATACcgattaatatatttttttgcgataatatatttttgttttttatacaataagATACTCGAGGCTTAATCACTCTGCTTCACATCGTGCTAAACACCTTTCAGCCATGATTTATTCACGGCAAAGCCTCTCATATTCCTATTGCTTAACtcaggaaaataaatataaacattataggATGATTATAGCATAGCATGTCCTAAACATGTCACTCTCTGgtttaactgtccctttaaagtgtCAAATCTTTGTCAAAACTACTGTGGTATCATGTAAATGCACGCGCGTTTGTTTTAGTATCTTTGTGGTGACTTGAcgtattgtttttatacacaaTGAATGGTATAGACCACTTCGAACCAAAGACATAAATAACGCTGGTACAGACGATTTTACTGTATCGGTATCTTAACACTagacaaatgtttaaacaaaatccAACCAAAAGAAATTGGAAATGCAAAGTGGTCTGAATGTTATAGTAATTAAATGTAATCcgaaattaaacattaaagtacAATCAAATGCTACATTGACATGCtttacaatttaaataacagttttgcttttttctcacacctttacatttatgtatttggcagacgcttttatccaaagcgacttacatttcattatcctacatattttacatgggtatgtgcaatccccttggatcgaacccacaaccttgcgttgttatcacaatgctcttaccactgagctacaggaaagcaagtAAGAATGGGTTTCAGTGTCACAATACAAGACCTAAGCACaagctttattttcttaaagtAAACTATAACttcatatttctatttttttattgggAGGTGATATGACCCAGACATGACAGATTTGCCAATACTAAAGTATTCATGGAAAATGTACACaacaagaaaatacaaaattacagaaTTTAATCACAATT harbors:
- the gtf2f2a gene encoding general transcription factor IIF subunit 2 isoform X1, producing the protein MSDKGDVDLTGAKQNTGVWLVKVPKYLSQQWSKATGRGEVGKLRIAKNQGKAEVSFTLNEDLTIIDSIGEKASVVRAPRDHPFTLQTVGGQTLAVFTESSTGQSDAEASGPGTGTGPDKIALEGMVVQRAECRPAVGENYMRLKRLQIEESSKPLRFTQQLGKAVTTNYKPVANHTYNLDYEKRKKEEGKRARADKQQVQDMLFSAFEKHQYYNIKDLVDITKQPVIYLKEILRDIGIYNVKGTHKNTWELKPEYRHYPAEEKSD
- the gtf2f2a gene encoding general transcription factor IIF subunit 2 isoform X2 → MSDKGDVDLTGAKQNTGVWLVKVPKYLSQQWSKATGRGEVGKLRIAKNQGKAEVSFTLNEDLTIIDSIGEKASVVRAPRDHPFTLQTVGGQTLAVFTESSTDKIALEGMVVQRAECRPAVGENYMRLKRLQIEESSKPLRFTQQLGKAVTTNYKPVANHTYNLDYEKRKKEEGKRARADKQQVQDMLFSAFEKHQYYNIKDLVDITKQPVIYLKEILRDIGIYNVKGTHKNTWELKPEYRHYPAEEKSD